Proteins encoded in a region of the Streptomyces sp. NBC_01471 genome:
- a CDS encoding aldo/keto reductase: MNSTLPLRRLGELTVSAQGLGCMGMSHGYGSSDDDQSIATIHRALELGVTLLDTSDFYGAGHNEELIGRALAGRREQAVVATKFGFANRLGETTDIRGDAAFVRQACEASLRRLGTDHIDLYYLHRVDQNVPIEETVGAMAELVTAGKVRHLGLSEASAQTLRRAHAVHPIAALQSEWSLWTRDLEQEIAPVCRELGIGLVPFSPLGRGFLTGRYTSLDGLPETDLRRSQPRFTDGNLEQNLAIVDRLNELAGARGVTAGQLALAWVQHRGSDVVPIPGTRREKYLEENVAAATLELSADELAAIDAAAPAGSVAGTRYDQRNLGFVNR, encoded by the coding sequence ATGAACTCCACGCTTCCCCTCCGCCGTCTCGGCGAACTGACCGTCTCCGCCCAGGGCCTCGGCTGCATGGGGATGAGCCACGGCTACGGCTCATCGGACGACGACCAGTCGATCGCGACCATCCACCGCGCCCTCGAACTGGGTGTCACGCTGCTCGACACCTCGGACTTCTACGGCGCGGGCCACAACGAGGAGCTGATCGGCCGGGCGCTGGCGGGGCGCCGCGAACAGGCCGTGGTGGCAACGAAGTTCGGCTTCGCCAACCGGCTGGGTGAGACGACCGACATCCGGGGCGACGCCGCGTTCGTACGGCAGGCCTGCGAAGCGTCGCTGCGCAGGCTCGGCACCGACCACATCGACCTCTACTACCTGCACCGGGTCGACCAGAACGTCCCCATCGAGGAGACGGTCGGTGCGATGGCCGAGCTGGTCACAGCGGGCAAGGTCCGCCATCTGGGACTCTCCGAGGCGAGCGCGCAGACCCTCCGGCGGGCCCACGCGGTGCATCCGATCGCCGCGCTGCAGAGCGAGTGGTCGCTCTGGACCAGGGACCTGGAGCAGGAGATCGCACCGGTCTGCCGTGAGCTCGGAATCGGCCTGGTGCCGTTCTCGCCGCTCGGCCGCGGCTTCCTCACCGGCCGGTACACCTCACTGGACGGCCTGCCGGAGACCGACCTGCGCCGCAGTCAGCCCCGCTTCACCGACGGCAACCTGGAGCAGAACCTCGCCATCGTGGACCGGCTCAACGAGCTGGCCGGGGCGCGCGGTGTGACGGCCGGTCAGCTCGCGCTGGCCTGGGTGCAGCACCGGGGATCCGACGTGGTGCCGATTCCGGGGACGCGCAGGGAGAAGTACCTGGAGGAGAACGTCGCGGCGGCGACCCTGGAGCTGTCGGCCGACGAACTCGCGGCGATCGACGCCGCGGCCCCCGCCGGGTCGGTCGCGGGCACCCGGTACGACCAGCGCAACCTGGGCTTCGTCAACCGTTGA